TCTCGTCCTGCTGTCCGTAGTCGTTAATCTCCGAAGTCTCCTGCAATTGGAAAATCTCCGTGCACAGGTTCGACATCTTGATCTGGCCCACACCCCGCAGGGCATGAGCAGCATTGGCGTTGCTCTTGTTCATAATATATGGATAGCCCGATTCAAGCTGAATCATGGCGATCTTGGTCAGCATGTCGCGTGCGCTCATGGCGATTCTTTTCTTCACACGCGGATCGGCAAGCAGGGTATCATACATGACATCCAGGTCCATGTCATCCAGATGCGTACCATACGCCTGGTAGACCGTGTAAGGAGCGAACACATGCAGCGGCTGATTATCCTGCGCCAGCTTATAGAAGCGGTTAGGCACGATCAGGCCGATAGACAACGTCTTCAGGCGTGTCCGTTCGTCGGCGTTAATCTTCTTGCTGTCCAGGAACTCCAGTACATCCCAGCCAAAAATATTATAATAAGCCGCACCCGAACCCTTACGCTGGCCCATCTGGTCCGCATAGGAGAAGCCGTCTTCCATGAGCTTCAGGACAGGCATGATGCCTTTGGCCGCATCCTCGACACCCTTAATCGTCTCGCCGCGCGAGCGCAGCTTGGACAGATTGACGGCAACGCCGCCCCCGATTTTTGACAGCTGCATGCAGGTATTCAGCACATAGTTGATCGAATTGAGCGAGTCATCCATTTCCAGCAGGAAGCAGGAGACCATCTCGCCGCGGCGGCTTTTGCCGGCATTGAGGAAGGTTGGTGTCGCCGGCTGCAGGCGCTGTTCCATCATCGAGCGCGCGAGAGTACAGGCAGTTTCCACGTTGCCCCGTCCCAGATGCAGAGCCACTACCGCTACGCGGTCCGGATAATGCTCCAGGTACTGCTTACGGTCATTGGTTTTGACGGCATAGTCGGTATAGAACTTGGAAGCCGCCATATAGGAAGGGAAGCGGAAATTATATTCATGGGCGATCCGGTAGACATCCTCCATCTCAGCAGCGGAGTAGCGGTCGTACAGGTCCTCGTAGTAGTCATTTGCAATCATATAATCAATCTTGGCTTTCGTATCTGTGAAGGTCAGGCTGCGCCGCTCCACATCCTGCATGAACTCGGCTACTGCCTCCTGGTCCTTATCCAATTGGAAAAAGCCGCTTTCGTCTCTCTTCATCAACATGTTGTTCAATTCAATATGCCGCAACCCGGTCCACCTCCTGTTTTATGCGCTGTACGTCCCCGAAGGTTCCAGACAATTCAAACTTGCCGACCACCGGTACGTTGTAACGCTGTGCAATCAGATCTGCGCTGTGCGCGTATAGCTCACCCCAGTTTTTGTTGCCGCTTGCGGCGATGCCCTTCAGCCTGGAATGGTTTCGTTCAAGGAATGTTGACACCTTCTCTGGAATCTGTCCAAATCCGGTAGTGTATGTAACAAGCACGTAAGGCTCGTCGATCGTCATATGCTCTTCGATTTGAACCGCCGGAAGCTTCAATTTATTAATGAATCTTCTAACGTTGCCGGTCTTGGAATCGTAAGCAATCAACATGGCTCCTAACCTCCTATAACATGTAGCCCATTCTACTTGACAAATGAAGAATAGCGGTTTTACTAGATTTATGGGCTTAGCTCTTATATACACTATATTTAGTAATGCTTAATCATTTTATATACCATATATTGAAAAGTCAAGCGGTGAACAAGCCCTCACAGCCGCCCAAAATGCCTCTCTAAATCGCCAATCCCACGCCCCGCCTGCATTCTATTCTCTTATAATTAATTAGTATTTTTTTTAAGCATTTTGCTGCGTTGAGGAATGGCTCGAACGGGGCATTTGGAGAAGGGGAAGCGGCTATAAAATTTGAAAGCGCTCTGCCGTCGGCGGATGGAGTTTTGATGGCACTTCTTACATTAGACGCTGCTCCAATTTTTTGGGGGATCAGATCTGTTGTATTTTGTACACTTGATTTCAGCTAACAGGGGCTAATTGAGCAGATTCTCGAAATTCTAATGCAGGAACTGCAATCAGTACATTCAGCAAACAATAATTGATGGCGAGGGCGGCGTGCCCCAAGATTTTCAATAACAGGGAACCATATCGGTCGGCAGGAGTCTTATTAGGTGAGAGGGGAGAGAACATGCAGAGTAAAGAACTAACGTATAGCATGACCTGTGCCTCATCGGTATCGCTGCGTGAGATGATGGAGACCTACGGGCAGGATGTATGGAATTATGCTTTTTTCTTAACCCGCAGCCGGGAGCAGGCGAATGATATCAGCCAGGAGGTATTCCTCAAGGCCTACAAGAGCATCGGCAAGTACCGGGGACAGTCCACTCTGAAAACCTGGCTGCTCACCATTACCCGCAACACCGCGTTCAGCTTAAGGAAGAGCAGCTTCTGGCGGAGGTTCGTTCCGCTGGGCAGCCATCAGGATAAGGGGGGTGCCTTGTCCGCAGAACAAGAGGCTATCGGCAATCAGTATGCGAACCGCATCTGGGAGATCATCATGGAGCTGCCGGACAAGTACCGGGAGGTGCTGGTGCTGGATATTCAGCAGGATCTGTCAGTCGCTGAGCTGTCCGCGCTGCTTGGAATCGCGCAGGGGACGGTCAAATCCAGGCTCGGACGGGCCAGAATGAAAGTGAGAGCAGCGATGAAGGAGGAAGACCAGTGAAGACAAGACAAGAGCATGAGCAAGTGAAGGTGATGAGCGGGGAGAAGGACTGGTATAAGCAAGCCGGACGGAGTCCGCTTGTAGAACCGGGATTCACGCCACAGCTTATGGCGCGGATTGAAGAGGCTGCCCATGAATCCTCTAATCGTACAAGCCGCCGCCGCTTCAGCCGTATGGCTGCCTTCGGCGGACTGGCAGCCATCCTGCTGCTTGGCGCGCTGGTCTGGCCATTTGGCCCAGGGGCCGGGCTTGATCCGGCAGGGAGGCTCGCAGCGGTCTTTAAGCCTGACTCGGGAGCGGCTGTGGTGCAGCCGGCGGTGTCACCTTCGGC
The window above is part of the Paenibacillus sp. FSL H8-0048 genome. Proteins encoded here:
- the nrdE gene encoding class 1b ribonucleoside-diphosphate reductase subunit alpha — encoded protein: MRHIELNNMLMKRDESGFFQLDKDQEAVAEFMQDVERRSLTFTDTKAKIDYMIANDYYEDLYDRYSAAEMEDVYRIAHEYNFRFPSYMAASKFYTDYAVKTNDRKQYLEHYPDRVAVVALHLGRGNVETACTLARSMMEQRLQPATPTFLNAGKSRRGEMVSCFLLEMDDSLNSINYVLNTCMQLSKIGGGVAVNLSKLRSRGETIKGVEDAAKGIMPVLKLMEDGFSYADQMGQRKGSGAAYYNIFGWDVLEFLDSKKINADERTRLKTLSIGLIVPNRFYKLAQDNQPLHVFAPYTVYQAYGTHLDDMDLDVMYDTLLADPRVKKRIAMSARDMLTKIAMIQLESGYPYIMNKSNANAAHALRGVGQIKMSNLCTEIFQLQETSEINDYGQQDEIRRDISCNLASLNIVNVMEHGKIRESVHEGMLALTAVSDMTTVSNAPGVAKANKEMHSVGLGVMNLHGYFAKNKVAYESEQARDFARTFFMTMNFHSIEKSMEIAAETGETFYGFEQSDYASGVYFDRYLTTDYRPVTAKAQELFEGITIPTTEDWKELRDKVMKHGLYHAYRLAIAPTASISYIQNATSSVMPIVEQIETRTYANSTTYYPMPYLRPDNVFYYKSAYQMDQFKVIDLIAEIQPHIDQGISTVLHVNSDVTTRELARSYLYAAHKGLKSLYYTRTNKLSVEECLACSI
- a CDS encoding RNA polymerase sigma factor gives rise to the protein MQSKELTYSMTCASSVSLREMMETYGQDVWNYAFFLTRSREQANDISQEVFLKAYKSIGKYRGQSTLKTWLLTITRNTAFSLRKSSFWRRFVPLGSHQDKGGALSAEQEAIGNQYANRIWEIIMELPDKYREVLVLDIQQDLSVAELSALLGIAQGTVKSRLGRARMKVRAAMKEEDQ
- the nrdI gene encoding class Ib ribonucleoside-diphosphate reductase assembly flavoprotein NrdI gives rise to the protein MLIAYDSKTGNVRRFINKLKLPAVQIEEHMTIDEPYVLVTYTTGFGQIPEKVSTFLERNHSRLKGIAASGNKNWGELYAHSADLIAQRYNVPVVGKFELSGTFGDVQRIKQEVDRVAAY